A part of Palaemon carinicauda isolate YSFRI2023 chromosome 8, ASM3689809v2, whole genome shotgun sequence genomic DNA contains:
- the LOC137644790 gene encoding uncharacterized protein, producing the protein MDIGSRKDPGSKMDTGSKMDPRSKMDSRIQDRPRPHNVREVQNVPRLQYGPRLQYGPRLQNGLRFKNGPGSKRDPSSKLDPGSKMDPGSKMDQSSKMDHGSIMFARSKMYPGFKMDPSFEMDPCSKSDHGSIMFVRSKMDPGSKMDPSSKLDPGSKMGAGSKMVHSPKMDHGSIMITGSKMYPGCKMDLGAKKHPGSKMDPGSKRDHSSKKDLGSKMDVGSKKDPGSKRDHGSKKDPGSKMDLGSKK; encoded by the coding sequence ATGGACATCGGCTCCAGaaaggaccctggctccaaaatggacaccggctccaaaatggaccccaggTCCAAAATGGACTCCAGGATCCAAGATAGGCCTCGGCCCCATAATGTTCGCGAGGTCCAAAATGTACCCCGGCTCCAATATGGACCCCGGCTCCAAtatggaccccggctccaaaatggactCCGGTTCAAAAATGGACCCGGTTCAAAAAGGGACCCCAGTTCTAAATTGGACCCCGGttccaaaatggaccccggctccaaaatggaccaaAGCTCCAAAATGGACCATGGCTCCATTATGTTCGCCAGGTCCAAAATGTACCCTGGCTTCAAAATGGACCCCAGCTTCGAAATGGACCCCTGTTCCAAAAGCGACCACGGCTCCATAATGTTCGTCAGGTCCAAAATGGACCCAGGTTCCAAAATGGACCCCAGTTCTAAATTGGACCCCGGGTCCAAAATGGGCGCTGGGTCCAAAATGGTCCACAGCCCCAAAATGGACCACGGCTCCATAATGATCACTGGGTCCAAAATGTACCCCGGTTGCAAAATGGACCTTGGCGCCAAAAAgcaccctggctccaaaatggaccccggctccaaaagGGACCACAGTTCCAAAAAGGACCTTGGCTCCAAAATGGACGTAGGCTCCAAaaaggaccctggctccaaaagggACCATGGGTCCAAAAAGGATCCGGGCTCCAAAATGGACCTCGGCTCCAAAAAATga